The DNA sequence CGCGTCGGTGAAGCCGTCGCGGGCTGGAAGCTCAACCCGACGCCAGGATAGTACGGAATCCGAAGGTTGCCCACCAGTTCGTTGAACTGCCTCGAAACAGTTCGCTTACCGGCCCTTCTGCGAGATCCGCACCCAATGAAGCCGGCCCCGCGACGGGGCAATCAGACAGAAGGGCGACGGAATCCGCAGCGGAATTTCATGGGCCCGACCCGAACGGCTCGAGCAGTTGATCGACGGGAGCGTGGTCGTCGGTCAGCACCTGGGCGTCGCCGATCCAAGTGGCGAGCTCGTTCCCGGCGATCGCCGTCCACCCGGTGTCGCGGGCAGTGAGTGCGTCGTCGAGGGCCGGCACCGACAGGGGCCGGTCGGAGGCGACGACGACGAGGTTGCCGCCACGTGCGGACGCCGGGTTGGCGACCAGATCGGTGGGTTCGCCGAGCAGCGCGACGTGGTCGAACACCTCGGCCACCGTGGCGACCTCGGCCCGGGCGAACGCCAGCTCGCCATGGTCGATCAGATTGGCCGCGTAGACACCGCCGGGCGTCAGCACTCGCTGGATCTCCGACAGTGCCTCGACGGTGGTCAGGTGCCACGGCACGCTGACACCGCCGAACGCATCACCGACGACGAGATCCCGGGTGTCGGTGTCGAGGCGCTGCAGACCCAGTCGGCCGTCCTCGACGCGGATGTCGATGCCGGTGCCGGCCAGGTCGCCGAACTCGTCGCGGTCGAGTCCGACCACCCCACCGTCGATCTCGGAGACCAGGCTGCGCGTGCCGGGCCGGACCTCGGCGAGATAGCGGGGAAAGGTCAGCCCGCCGCCACCGAGGTGGTACGCCGCGAGGGCGTTCCGGTCGGGAAACGCCACATCGACGACGGCGGCGAGGGCGCGTACGTAGTCGTACTGCAGAACGGTGGGGTCGGCGGTGTCGACGTAGGAGTGCCGCAATCCATCGAGCACCAAGGTGCGGCCGCTGTCCCGGTCCGGGTCGGCGACGACCTCCGCGCAGTGGTACTTGGTCTCGGCGTCGCAGCCGCCGGGGGCGACGGCGCTGGCCAGAGCGGCGACCGTCAGCGCAATGACCAGCACGGCGGCGCGCGACCGCACCCACCCGTGTGCCCGCCACTCCACCACGGCGGCTCCGATCACCAGCAGCACGCCGAGGCCGACCAGGATGGCGCTGACCGGCAGCCGCGAGATCAGCACGAAACCGGTGATCACGGTTCCGGCGATGGCGCCGACGGTGCCGACGCCGGAGAGCTTGCCGACCACGGTGCCGGTGTCGGCCAGGTCGAACAACCGGATCTTGGTCACCATCGGCGTCACCGCCGACAACAGCGCACCCGGAACGAGAATGGCCGCCGACGCGACCAGGATCAGCAGCGGCGGAGCCCATTCCGCGGCCATCCGGACCACCGCTGGGCTCAACGCCACCACCACGCCGGAGACACCCATCGCCGGGGCGATGAGTCGACGCGGATCGACGCGGTCGGCTGCCCGACCGCCGGCCCAGGAGCCGAGCGCGATCGCCGCCAGCGCGATGCCGATCACCAGTGTGCTGGTCTCCAGCGTGAGCCCGAGGTAGGGCGCGAGCAGGCGCAGCGCGGTGATCTCGACAACCAGCACCGCCGCCGACGACCCGAACACCAGTGCCGCGGCGGCGCGTGGACCCATGGCCGGTGGCGGGTGCGGCGGTGGCGGCGGTTCGGTCACAGGGTCAATCCTGCCAATTGCTTGCGTCTTGTCTCCCGCGCCGCGGTGTCCGCCGGGATCACGCCTCAACGCGCCGAGCGTGAACTGCTTGCGATTTTTGAGCCCGGTTTTTCGTAAAGGATTCACAACCGGCGAAACGTCTGGCGAGAGGATCGGCGCGTCGCCGAGCGTGAACTGCTTGCGATTTTTGAGCCGATTTTTCGCAGAGGATTCACGATCGGTGAAAGCAGGCAGCCGATAGCGGGGAAAGCCAGCTGCAGCGCCAGCGCCAGCGGGCGCGGGAGGCTGGCGGCAGCAGCGCGGGAGGCAGCCGGCAGGTGCCAGAGCCGGTCGCCGCTTGCCGGGCGCTTACTGCTCGGTGGGCTTTTCGACTTCGTCGTCGGGCAACGGCAGGGCTTCGGCGCCCGGTGTCGCCGGCGCCAACACCTGATCTTCTTCGGTCGTCTGATCCGACGTTACATTCTGCTCGGGGTTTGTCATGCCCGGGTGGTACCCCGACGGGCTCGGCGCTAATCGGGCGTCATGTCGAAAACGAGGCAGAACGGATGCCCCGACGGGTCGCGGAAGACACGGAAGTTTTCCTCGCCAGGCGCGTCGGTCACCCGGGTGGCGCCCAGTTTGAGCACATCGGATTCGGCCCGGTCGATGTCGTCGACCTCGACGTCGAGGTGGAACTGCTGGGAGCCGTGCGGATCCGGGAACGCGGGCGGCTCATGGTCGGGGGAGAGCTGGAAGGCGAGCCGGCGCCCCGTCGGATCATCGAGGGTCACCCACGTCTCGTCGTCGGCCTCGACGTGCCCGCCCAGCACCTCGGCCCAGAATTCAGCGAGCCCTCGCGGGTCGGTGCTGTCCATGACGACGGCGTGCAGTTTTCCGATCATCCCCACCAGATTGCCGGGTCGGCGGCGGTCGAAACGAGCGCCGTCTGCGACCGGTTTGATGTCCGCGGTGTTACCGCCGTGGGCGGGCCCGTTAAATCTGGCCGACCAGCAGCTGACGCGGTGTGGAACTGGGAAGCCTGACGCATCCGGTTTGGCCTTTCCCAGGGAGGACGCATGTCAGCTTCAGCAGTCGAGCCCGAGCGGCGGAAGCTCTCACTGACCGCAAAAGTCGCGATCGGCATGATCGCCGGACTGGCGGTGGGGGTCGCCTTCAACGTCCTCGGCAATCAGTGGATCAGTGACAACGTCGTCAATGGCTTCCTCGACATGGTCGGCACGGCCTTCCTGAACGCACTCAAGCTGCTTGTCGTGCCGCTGGTGATCTTCTCGTTGATCACCGGCGTCACCGGGATCGGCGACGTCCGGATGCTGGGTCGCGTCGGCGGCAAGGCGCTCGGGCTCTACTTGATGACCACCGCGCTGGCGATCAGCGTAGCCATCGGCATCGCCCAGTTGATCGGTCCGGGCCGGGGATTCGACATGACCGGCGTCGACACGTCTGGCATCGAAACCGAAGAGGCGCCCTCGTTTTGGGAGGTCATCTCCGGCATCATCCCCACCAACCCGATCGAGGCCTTCGCCGAGGGCGAGATGCTGCAGATCATCTTCTACTCGATTCTCGTCGGGGTTGCCGCGCTGATGCTCGGTGAGCGCTCCGAGGGCTTCGTCAGGGCCTGCGGATTCATGAACGAGCTAATGATGAAGATCGTCAGCATCGTGATGGCGGTCGCTCCCTACGGCGTCTTCGCACTCATCGCCCGGGTGTTCGCCGAAGAGGGAATCGATCTGTTCAAACCGGTGATGGCCTATGTGGTGACGCTGGTGGGCTCGTTGCTGTTCCACCTGTTCGTCACGCTCATGGTGCTGTACTGGGCGCTGACCCGACTCAACATCCGGACGTTCATGCGCAAGATCCGCGCCGCGCAGGTGTTCGCGTTCTCGACCGCCAGCTCGAACGCCACCATTCCGATCACGCTGCGCGCCGTGACCCAGCGGATGGGCGCCGGCAATTCCGTTGCCTCCTTCACTGTTCCGTTCGGCGCCACCATCAACATGGATGGCACCGCGATCATGCAGGGCGTCGCCACGGTGTTCCTGGCCAACGTGTACGGCGTCGACCTGGGCATCGCCGGTTACCTCACCGTCATCGCGATGGCGGTGCTGGCGTCCATCGGCACGGCCGGGGTGCCCGGGGTGGGCATGGTGATGCTCACGATGGTCCTCACCCAGGTGGGTCTGCCGATCGAAGGTGTGGCGATCATCCTCGGCGTGGACCGGCTTATGGACATGATCCGCACCGCGGTCAACATCACCGGCGACGCGGCCGTCACCTGCATCGTGGCCAAGAGCGAGAACAAGCTGGACCGCGATGTCTACGACGATCCCGACGCAGGGCTGCGCGGCGACGACGACATCGAGTTCGACCCGGAGGCCGAAGAAGATCTCGCGCACACTCTCGAAGGAGCCAGGCGGTAGCCGATATCCTGCCCGGTATGGGCAGCCAACCGGTTCCAGGTGGAGTGGTGCACGAACTGCCTGCCGATCTGCGGGCCGCGTTGAGCGGCAACGACACCGCGCTGGCGGCGTGGCAGGACATCACACCGCTGGCCCGCAACGAGTTCATCTGCTGGGTGGAGGACGCCAAGCAGCAGAAGACGCGCGAACGGCGCATCCGCCGCACCCAGGAGGAACTCGAGGAGGGCAAGCGCCGGCCGTGCTGCTGGCCGGGGTGCAAGCACCGGGAGCGAAACGGCCGCTGAGCACGGGTGCACGACCCGATGTGGCAGCACCGCGCGACCAGTGGCCCGGTTGACGGGTGACGCCGCTGTGCCACCGCGTCATTCGGGAATCCGACGGCAATGTCGCGCGGCCCCGGCGCCGGGATGACACGATGGCACGACTGATTCACCGACGAGACACCGGGAGCGGTCGTGGAGTTCATCCAGGAGCACCTGATCAACCCTGTCAGCGACCTGCTGTACAGCTACATCCTCGTCTACCTTCTGGTCGGCGTTGGCCTCTACTTCACGATCCGCACCCGCTTCATCCAGCTGCGCTACTTCCGGCGGATGATCGGCCAGCTCTTCCACTCCCGCACCCACTGTGACGGGGTGTCACCATTCCAAGCGTTCTGCGTCGGCCTGGCCTCCCGCGTCGGCACCGGCAACATCGCCGGGGTCGCCATCGCGCTGACGGTCGGCGGGCCGGGTGCGATCTTCTGGATGTGGGTCGTCGCCGCGATCGGCATGGCCACCGCGCTGATCGAGGCCACCCTCGGCCAGATCTTCAAGGTCCGCGCCGACGACGGATCGTTCCGCGGCGGCCCGGCCTATTACATCCAGCGCGGACTCGGCTCACGGGCCGGCGGCGTCGTCTTCGCGATCCTGCTGATCTTCACGTTCGGGATCGCGTTCAACATGGTGCAGGCCAACGCGATCAGCGACGTCGTCAACGGCGCCTACGCCATCGACGTCCGGTGGATCACCGCCGGGCTGGTCATCCTGGCCGCACCGGTGCTGTTCGGCGGGGTGCGTCGGGTGGCCCAGGTCGCCGAGATCGTGCTGCCGCTGATGGCGGTGGTGTATGCGCTGCTGGCACTGGTGATCGTCGCTCTCAACATCAGCTACCTGCCGGAGGTGCTGGTCCAGATCGTCGGTGGCGCCTTCGGGTTGACCGAACTGGCCGGCGGTTTCGCGGGCGGCATCGCCGCAGCACTGCTCAACGGTGTCAAACGCGGGCTGTTCTCCAACGAGGCCGGAATGGGCAGCGTGCCCAACGTGGCAGCCACGGCGACGGTGTCGCACCCGGTGAAGCAGGGTCTGATCCAGTCGCTGGGCGTGTTCGTCGACACGATGATCATCTGCACCGCCACCGCGTTCATCATCCTGGTGTCCGGGCCCAGCATCTACGACCCGGCGACGCCGACCCGGGTGGAAGGCGCCACCCTCACCCAGGCGGCGATCGCCGACAGCCTCGGCACGTGGACGGTGTCGTTGATGACGGTGCTGGTGTTCGTCTTCGCGTTCTCGTCGGTGCTGGGCAATTACGTCTACGCCGAGATCAATCTGTTCTTCCTCGGCGCCGGCCGCAAGACCATCAACGTGTTCCGGGTTTTCGTGTTGATGGCGATCGGCGTGGGCGGGGTGTCGAAGCTGACCGCGGTGTGGGCGCTGGCCGATGTGGCGATGGGGTTGATGGCGCTGGTCAACCTGGTCGCGATCGTGCTGCTGGGCAAGTGGGCGTTCGCCGCGATCAAGGATTTCCACCAGCAGTCCGACGCGGGCGCCGACCCGGTCTTCATCGCCGAAGAAGCAGACCTTCCCGGGCATCTGTTCGGCGACATCTGGAGCCGGCCTGCGCCGGTCGGCAGCAAGACCTGAGTCACCGCAGCGCGGCGCGCCCCCGGATGCGGCCGAGCACGATCAGGGCCAGCAGCGTCAC is a window from the Mycolicibacterium poriferae genome containing:
- a CDS encoding VOC family protein — encoded protein: MIGKLHAVVMDSTDPRGLAEFWAEVLGGHVEADDETWVTLDDPTGRRLAFQLSPDHEPPAFPDPHGSQQFHLDVEVDDIDRAESDVLKLGATRVTDAPGEENFRVFRDPSGHPFCLVFDMTPD
- a CDS encoding fused MFS/spermidine synthase, whose protein sequence is MTEPPPPPHPPPAMGPRAAAALVFGSSAAVLVVEITALRLLAPYLGLTLETSTLVIGIALAAIALGSWAGGRAADRVDPRRLIAPAMGVSGVVVALSPAVVRMAAEWAPPLLILVASAAILVPGALLSAVTPMVTKIRLFDLADTGTVVGKLSGVGTVGAIAGTVITGFVLISRLPVSAILVGLGVLLVIGAAVVEWRAHGWVRSRAAVLVIALTVAALASAVAPGGCDAETKYHCAEVVADPDRDSGRTLVLDGLRHSYVDTADPTVLQYDYVRALAAVVDVAFPDRNALAAYHLGGGGLTFPRYLAEVRPGTRSLVSEIDGGVVGLDRDEFGDLAGTGIDIRVEDGRLGLQRLDTDTRDLVVGDAFGGVSVPWHLTTVEALSEIQRVLTPGGVYAANLIDHGELAFARAEVATVAEVFDHVALLGEPTDLVANPASARGGNLVVVASDRPLSVPALDDALTARDTGWTAIAGNELATWIGDAQVLTDDHAPVDQLLEPFGSGP
- a CDS encoding YdeI/OmpD-associated family protein, whose protein sequence is MGSQPVPGGVVHELPADLRAALSGNDTALAAWQDITPLARNEFICWVEDAKQQKTRERRIRRTQEELEEGKRRPCCWPGCKHRERNGR
- a CDS encoding alanine/glycine:cation symporter family protein; amino-acid sequence: MEFIQEHLINPVSDLLYSYILVYLLVGVGLYFTIRTRFIQLRYFRRMIGQLFHSRTHCDGVSPFQAFCVGLASRVGTGNIAGVAIALTVGGPGAIFWMWVVAAIGMATALIEATLGQIFKVRADDGSFRGGPAYYIQRGLGSRAGGVVFAILLIFTFGIAFNMVQANAISDVVNGAYAIDVRWITAGLVILAAPVLFGGVRRVAQVAEIVLPLMAVVYALLALVIVALNISYLPEVLVQIVGGAFGLTELAGGFAGGIAAALLNGVKRGLFSNEAGMGSVPNVAATATVSHPVKQGLIQSLGVFVDTMIICTATAFIILVSGPSIYDPATPTRVEGATLTQAAIADSLGTWTVSLMTVLVFVFAFSSVLGNYVYAEINLFFLGAGRKTINVFRVFVLMAIGVGGVSKLTAVWALADVAMGLMALVNLVAIVLLGKWAFAAIKDFHQQSDAGADPVFIAEEADLPGHLFGDIWSRPAPVGSKT
- a CDS encoding dicarboxylate/amino acid:cation symporter, translating into MSASAVEPERRKLSLTAKVAIGMIAGLAVGVAFNVLGNQWISDNVVNGFLDMVGTAFLNALKLLVVPLVIFSLITGVTGIGDVRMLGRVGGKALGLYLMTTALAISVAIGIAQLIGPGRGFDMTGVDTSGIETEEAPSFWEVISGIIPTNPIEAFAEGEMLQIIFYSILVGVAALMLGERSEGFVRACGFMNELMMKIVSIVMAVAPYGVFALIARVFAEEGIDLFKPVMAYVVTLVGSLLFHLFVTLMVLYWALTRLNIRTFMRKIRAAQVFAFSTASSNATIPITLRAVTQRMGAGNSVASFTVPFGATINMDGTAIMQGVATVFLANVYGVDLGIAGYLTVIAMAVLASIGTAGVPGVGMVMLTMVLTQVGLPIEGVAIILGVDRLMDMIRTAVNITGDAAVTCIVAKSENKLDRDVYDDPDAGLRGDDDIEFDPEAEEDLAHTLEGARR